A genomic segment from Modestobacter roseus encodes:
- a CDS encoding glycosyltransferase — protein MTTTEPIAPEDAPVSPEVVSDPAAEDLAPGKAVELLQRVLMPRPADQLKVRSLYLDEVNAGRVKAQDRFSAVIGPASELSFATYFNAFPASYWRRWSVLDSVVLQVTVAGTCRVDVYRSKADGESMHVTGATHEGHDERTLEFELDLGPFIDGGWYWFDVTTEDETTVRRAGWYAPQAPAEQPRLGIGICTYNRPVDAVAALTALVEDDVVRDALHLVTVADQGGNHVRDAALYPAVAEALGERLRIVEQPNLGGSGGFARTMYESFTASDVTHHILLDDDIQLEPDSILRARAFAAYAEKPMLVGGQMLALQDRSVLHTMGEIVDRSNFFWRNAPNTEYFHDFGEKTLRESPDLHRRIDVDYNGWWMCLIPRTVFEAIGMPLPVFIKWDDAEYGLRAFAAGFPTTSLPGTAIWHLSWGDKDDASDWQAYFHIRNRLIAAALHSPHKHGGKLFREMLKADLRFLITLQYSTAELHQMAYRDFLAGPERLFEDMPGSVGKARKTRSLHPDGRVLGNSGDLPLPSMSTAEALSFRRIPVGAAQIGKTLVKAIAHNATKVDPGAREVPQLNLAFQDAQWFLLARLDSATVGTADGRGVTFRQRDPEAFRRLFGRSSQLLRRLYTEWPELQRRYRDAAGELTSVERWGTAFDSWGSTRF, from the coding sequence ATGACGACGACCGAACCCATCGCCCCCGAGGACGCCCCGGTCTCGCCCGAGGTGGTCAGTGACCCCGCGGCGGAAGACCTGGCGCCCGGCAAGGCCGTCGAGCTCCTGCAGCGGGTGCTGATGCCCCGTCCGGCCGACCAGCTGAAGGTCCGGAGCCTCTACCTGGACGAGGTGAACGCCGGCCGGGTCAAGGCGCAGGACCGGTTCAGCGCGGTCATCGGCCCGGCGTCCGAGCTCTCCTTCGCCACGTACTTCAACGCCTTCCCGGCCAGCTACTGGCGGCGGTGGAGCGTGCTGGACAGCGTCGTCCTGCAGGTGACGGTCGCCGGCACCTGCCGGGTCGACGTCTACCGCTCCAAGGCCGACGGCGAGTCGATGCACGTCACCGGGGCGACCCACGAGGGTCACGACGAGCGGACGCTGGAGTTCGAGCTCGACCTCGGCCCGTTCATCGACGGCGGCTGGTACTGGTTCGACGTCACCACCGAGGACGAGACGACCGTCCGGCGGGCAGGCTGGTACGCCCCGCAGGCCCCGGCCGAGCAGCCCCGACTGGGCATCGGGATCTGCACCTACAACCGGCCGGTCGACGCGGTCGCCGCACTCACCGCCCTGGTCGAGGACGACGTCGTCCGCGACGCGCTGCACCTGGTCACCGTCGCCGACCAGGGCGGCAACCACGTGCGCGATGCCGCGCTCTACCCGGCCGTCGCCGAGGCGCTCGGCGAGCGTCTGCGCATCGTCGAGCAGCCCAACCTGGGCGGCAGCGGCGGCTTCGCCCGGACGATGTACGAGTCCTTCACCGCCAGCGACGTGACCCACCACATCCTGCTGGACGACGACATCCAGCTCGAGCCGGACAGCATCCTCCGCGCCCGCGCCTTCGCCGCGTACGCGGAGAAGCCGATGCTGGTCGGTGGGCAGATGCTCGCCCTGCAGGACCGCTCGGTGCTGCACACCATGGGCGAGATCGTCGACCGGTCCAACTTCTTCTGGCGGAACGCCCCGAACACCGAGTACTTCCACGACTTCGGCGAGAAGACGCTCCGCGAGTCCCCGGACCTGCACCGGCGCATCGACGTCGACTACAACGGCTGGTGGATGTGCCTGATCCCCCGCACCGTCTTCGAGGCGATCGGCATGCCGTTGCCGGTCTTCATCAAGTGGGACGACGCCGAGTACGGGCTGCGCGCGTTCGCCGCCGGGTTCCCCACCACGTCGCTCCCGGGCACCGCCATCTGGCACCTCTCCTGGGGCGACAAGGACGATGCCAGCGACTGGCAGGCCTACTTCCACATCCGGAACCGGCTGATCGCCGCCGCGCTGCACTCGCCCCACAAGCACGGCGGCAAGCTGTTCCGGGAGATGCTCAAGGCGGACCTCCGCTTCCTCATCACCCTCCAGTACTCGACCGCCGAACTTCACCAGATGGCCTACCGGGACTTCCTGGCCGGCCCTGAGCGGCTCTTCGAGGACATGCCCGGCTCGGTGGGCAAGGCCCGCAAGACCCGCAGCCTCCACCCCGACGGCCGGGTGCTCGGCAACTCCGGCGACCTCCCGCTGCCCTCGATGAGCACGGCGGAGGCGCTGTCGTTCCGGCGCATCCCGGTCGGGGCGGCGCAGATCGGCAAGACCCTGGTCAAGGCGATCGCGCACAACGCCACCAAGGTCGACCCGGGCGCCCGGGAGGTGCCCCAGCTGAACCTGGCCTTCCAGGACGCGCAGTGGTTCCTCCTGGCCCGGCTCGACAGCGCCACCGTGGGCACCGCTGACGGCCGGGGGGTGACGTTCCGGCAGCGTGACCCGGAGGCGTTCCGCCGACTGTTCGGCAGGTCCAGCCAGCTGCTGCGCCGGCTGTACACCGAGTGGCCGGAGCTGCAGCGGCGGTACCGCGACGCCGCCGGCGAGCTGACCTCGGTCGAGCGCTGGGGCACGGCCTTCGACTCGTGGGGCTCGACCCGCTTCTGA